The Parus major isolate Abel chromosome 5, Parus_major1.1, whole genome shotgun sequence genome contains a region encoding:
- the LOC107205915 gene encoding uncharacterized protein LOC107205915, which yields MVGFQKEGFLKSSTSQGRDQLPVQVADVTGEQDGEVPGSSGQASHHRGSSLSTPAEEQESSVPASDEDSPARTTESWQWPLSSSETHSNVGEDFEGFQTPVRTPECTMDIQSPGDQSLSRTPQFESDSPEEEGNDEMNEERCGVEPVPRDRGWRGQPQLTEGEKLLMETNSRIVQLLENIKREHAQSMGLMSQSMGRMELQLGIVATSTRAIHNYLSEILAFLKQPRTQVLETRISQRATPHVELTCASTWTGEDAVASSTVCLPGAEGTSDSRDPPQATLPCRSGRLQRAITERASLPMPPRQAKGGGKKK from the coding sequence ATGTCACTGGGGAGCAAGATGGGGAGGTTCCTGGATCCTCGGGGCAAGCCAGCCATCACCGAGGGAGCTCGCTGTCCACGCCGGCCGAAGAACAGGAATCCTCGGTGCCTGCCTCTGACGAAGACTCGCCAGCCAGGACCACAGAGAGCTGGCAGTGGCCGCTGTCCTCGTCTGAAACGCACAGCAACGTTGGGGAGGATTTTGAGGGATTTCAAACGCCGGTGCGGACTCCGGAGTGCACCATGGACATACAGTCTCCCGGGGATCAGTCACTCAGTAGGACTCCTCAGTTTGAAAGTGACTCTCctgaggaggagggaaatgATGAGATGAATGAAGAGCGCTGCGGTGTTGAGCCTGTCCCTAGGGATCGGGGTTGGAGAGGGCAGCCCCAGCTAACAGAGGGAGAGAAGCTGTTGATGGAAACCAACAGTAGGattgtgcagctgctggaaaatatCAAGAGGGAGCATGCACAGTCCATGGGTCTCATGTCCCAGTCCATGGGCCGtatggagctgcagctgggcatTGTGGCTACCTCCACAAGAGCCATCCATAACTACCTGTCAGAGATTTTAGCTTTCCTCAAGCAGCCAAGGACGCAGGTCCTCGAAACACGCATTTCCCAAAGAGCCACCCCCCATGTCGAGTTGACATGTGCCTCGACATGGACTGGTGAGGACGCAGTGGCATCCTCCACTGTGTGCTTACCAGGGGCTGAAGGGACGAGCGACTCTCGCGACCCGCCGCAGGCCACCCTGCCTTGTCGCAGTGGCCGGCTGCAGAGAGCCATAACCGAGAGGGCCTCGCTGCCCATGCCTCCACGCCAGGCAAaagggggagggaagaaaaaataa